From the genome of Actinacidiphila yeochonensis CN732, one region includes:
- a CDS encoding alpha/beta fold hydrolase, translating to MTTTTPSGATLPGVAHHLADVNGTQLHYVSAGTDGSPILLVHGWPETWWAFRKLIPPLARAHRVFAVDLRGFGDSSNADTEYGEAVAAEDLHHLVEHIGAGPVHILCQDISGGTGFRFAATHPEDVISFTGVETALAGFGLEALADVNNHGSWHVGFLSTPGVAGMLLPGHERELLADWAFPLMNGTEGSIGESDVEEFVRSYARPNAWRGTEGLYRGVLADGGATRALAESHPITVPVLTVEGAGGRGITETTFRQVSAGEVTSVRLEGVGHLIAQEAPEALAAAILEFTARVDNT from the coding sequence GTGACCACGACCACGCCATCCGGCGCGACCCTTCCCGGCGTCGCGCATCACCTCGCCGACGTCAACGGAACACAACTGCACTACGTCTCCGCCGGTACCGACGGCTCTCCGATCCTGCTGGTGCACGGCTGGCCGGAGACCTGGTGGGCGTTCCGCAAGCTGATTCCGCCGCTCGCGCGGGCCCACCGGGTCTTCGCCGTCGACCTCCGCGGGTTCGGCGACTCCAGCAACGCCGACACCGAGTACGGGGAGGCGGTCGCGGCCGAGGACCTGCACCATCTCGTCGAGCACATCGGCGCGGGCCCCGTCCACATCCTCTGCCAGGACATCAGCGGCGGCACGGGCTTCCGCTTCGCGGCAACGCACCCCGAGGACGTCATCAGCTTCACCGGAGTCGAGACGGCCCTGGCCGGTTTCGGACTCGAGGCTCTCGCCGACGTGAACAACCACGGCTCCTGGCACGTCGGATTCCTCAGCACCCCGGGGGTGGCCGGAATGCTCCTGCCGGGCCACGAGCGCGAACTCCTGGCCGACTGGGCCTTCCCGCTGATGAACGGGACGGAGGGCTCCATCGGCGAAAGCGACGTCGAGGAGTTCGTTCGGAGCTACGCGCGCCCGAACGCCTGGCGAGGTACGGAGGGCCTCTACCGAGGCGTTCTCGCCGATGGCGGCGCGACCAGGGCTCTGGCCGAGTCGCACCCGATCACCGTCCCGGTGCTCACCGTCGAGGGTGCCGGCGGGAGAGGGATCACCGAGACGACCTTCCGCCAGGTGAGCGCCGGCGAGGTCACGTCGGTGCGTCTTGAGGGGGTCGGACACCTGATCGCACAGGAGGCTCCCGAAGCGCTCGCGGCCGCGATCCTGGAGTTCACCGCGAGGGTCGACAACACGTAG
- a CDS encoding cytochrome c oxidase assembly protein yields MEHVGLAMPGMPGMPAELPPFTLGRGLAFGGDPFFLALCVVLLVLYGTAVVRLRLRGDAWPVGRTVAFAAGVVTIGLTMCTKLNTYGMAMFSVHMVQHMILSMLSPILLLLGAPVTLALRALPAAGRGRLGPRELLVKLLHSRYMRVITHPAFTIPLFIASLYGLYFTSIFDTLMRSEAGHIAMMVHFLLVGLVFFWPIMGVDPGPHRPGYVMRMLELFAGMPFHAFFGIALMMASSPMVSTFEHPPASLGVDPLSDQTSAGGIAWAFSEVPSVVVLIALLFQWYVTEKRHERRKDRAADRDGDAELAAYNAYLASLRARSGQG; encoded by the coding sequence ATGGAACACGTGGGGCTGGCGATGCCAGGCATGCCGGGCATGCCGGCGGAGCTGCCGCCCTTCACCCTCGGCCGTGGTTTGGCCTTCGGCGGCGACCCGTTCTTCCTGGCGCTGTGCGTGGTTCTGCTCGTCCTGTACGGCACGGCGGTGGTGCGGCTGCGGCTGCGCGGCGACGCCTGGCCGGTGGGGCGGACCGTGGCCTTCGCCGCCGGGGTGGTGACCATCGGCCTGACGATGTGCACCAAGCTCAACACGTACGGCATGGCCATGTTCAGCGTGCACATGGTGCAGCACATGATCCTCAGCATGCTCTCGCCGATCCTGCTGCTGCTGGGCGCGCCGGTGACACTGGCGCTGCGGGCGCTGCCGGCCGCCGGGCGGGGGCGGCTCGGCCCGCGCGAGCTGCTGGTGAAGCTGCTGCACAGCCGCTACATGCGGGTCATCACGCATCCGGCGTTCACCATTCCGCTGTTCATCGCGAGCCTGTACGGGCTGTACTTCACCTCGATCTTCGACACGCTGATGCGGAGCGAGGCCGGGCACATCGCGATGATGGTGCACTTCCTCCTGGTCGGCCTGGTCTTCTTCTGGCCGATCATGGGCGTGGACCCGGGCCCGCACCGGCCCGGCTACGTGATGCGGATGCTGGAGCTTTTCGCGGGCATGCCCTTCCACGCGTTCTTCGGCATCGCGCTGATGATGGCCAGCTCCCCGATGGTCTCGACGTTCGAGCACCCGCCGGCCTCGCTCGGGGTGGACCCGCTCAGCGACCAGACCTCCGCCGGCGGCATCGCGTGGGCGTTCAGCGAGGTCCCCTCGGTGGTGGTGCTGATCGCGCTGCTCTTCCAGTGGTACGTCACCGAGAAGCGCCACGAGCGCCGCAAGGACCGGGCCGCGGACCGGGACGGTGACGCGGAGCTGGCCGCGTACAACGCCTACCTGGCGTCGCTGCGGGCGCGCAGCGGCCAGGGCTGA
- a CDS encoding DUF190 domain-containing protein has translation MPISTTAARLTVHLSGSAMWHHRPAYVEIVHRALHAGLAGASAFRAVEGYGRHLRVHQEHVSRLSHHDSTVVVVVEEEQRLRDFLAGLSDILEVTGVAVVDPVELHHPRSA, from the coding sequence ATGCCGATCAGCACCACCGCGGCCCGACTGACCGTCCACCTGTCGGGATCGGCCATGTGGCACCACCGGCCCGCGTACGTCGAGATCGTGCACCGGGCGCTGCACGCGGGCCTCGCCGGGGCCAGCGCCTTCCGTGCCGTCGAGGGGTACGGACGGCACCTGCGGGTCCACCAGGAGCACGTGAGCCGCCTCTCCCACCACGACTCGACCGTTGTGGTCGTCGTGGAGGAGGAGCAGCGCCTGCGCGACTTCCTCGCCGGCCTCTCCGACATCCTCGAAGTGACCGGTGTCGCCGTCGTGGACCCCGTCGAACTCCACCACCCCCGGTCGGCGTGA
- a CDS encoding DUF1707 SHOCT-like domain-containing protein, with protein sequence MSEPSPAPPSPAPSGEAHLRASDDEREYTAALLGDALAAGRITVDEHADRLDSVYAARTRGELAPLTADLPEPRPGADLAVPGDDAPVIALFSKVRRSGQWPVPAHTVVRARFGAVFIDLRQAVFTRRAVVIDAGSFCGKVEILVPDNAEVYDTGSAVFGKRSGGGRRDEKAGEGPVIRVTGRSVFGHVRVMRGFRWPWRENR encoded by the coding sequence GTGTCCGAGCCGTCCCCGGCACCGCCGTCCCCCGCACCGTCCGGTGAAGCGCACCTGCGGGCGTCGGACGACGAGCGCGAGTACACCGCCGCCCTCCTCGGCGACGCCCTCGCGGCCGGCCGGATCACCGTGGACGAGCACGCCGACCGCCTGGATTCGGTCTACGCCGCCCGCACCCGCGGCGAACTCGCGCCGCTCACCGCGGACCTGCCCGAACCGCGTCCGGGCGCCGACCTCGCCGTCCCCGGCGACGACGCGCCGGTCATCGCCCTCTTCAGCAAGGTGCGGCGCTCCGGGCAGTGGCCCGTACCCGCGCACACCGTGGTGCGGGCCCGGTTCGGCGCCGTCTTCATAGACCTGCGGCAGGCCGTCTTCACCCGCCGCGCCGTGGTGATCGACGCCGGCTCCTTCTGCGGCAAGGTCGAGATCCTCGTCCCCGACAACGCCGAGGTCTACGACACCGGTTCGGCCGTCTTCGGCAAGCGCTCCGGGGGCGGCCGGCGCGACGAGAAGGCCGGCGAGGGCCCGGTGATCCGGGTCACCGGGCGCTCCGTCTTCGGCCACGTCCGCGTCATGCGCGGCTTCAGGTGGCCCTGGCGGGAGAACCGCTGA
- a CDS encoding MarR family winged helix-turn-helix transcriptional regulator, giving the protein MSRSGADLALLLLAGFRTLADRATAELAERGFEDVRPVHDFALHAILSGADSATELARRMSVTRQAAAKTIAALEERGYVARRPDSADRRRTRLRVTEHGLALLRQGEAIFEELRAQWEEQVGAASLSALEETLRPLVGDGAIRLDSPGWIARDPDA; this is encoded by the coding sequence ATGTCCAGATCAGGCGCCGACCTCGCCCTCCTCCTGCTCGCCGGATTCCGCACCCTGGCGGATCGAGCCACCGCGGAACTCGCCGAGCGCGGGTTCGAGGACGTACGGCCGGTGCACGACTTCGCCCTCCACGCGATCCTGTCCGGCGCCGACAGCGCCACCGAGCTCGCCCGCAGAATGTCGGTGACCAGGCAAGCGGCCGCCAAGACGATCGCCGCGCTGGAGGAACGCGGCTACGTGGCGCGCCGACCCGACTCGGCCGACCGTCGACGGACGCGACTTCGCGTCACCGAGCACGGACTGGCGCTGCTACGACAGGGCGAAGCGATCTTCGAGGAGCTGCGTGCGCAGTGGGAGGAGCAGGTGGGGGCGGCATCACTCTCAGCGCTTGAGGAGACGCTCCGACCGCTCGTCGGGGACGGTGCGATCCGGCTCGATTCACCGGGCTGGATCGCGCGCGACCCCGACGCGTAG
- a CDS encoding NAD-dependent epimerase/dehydratase family protein: protein MTGTAFVIGASGQIGRRAVRTLAEDGWEVTAASRGGGADEGWPPGVRTVRVDRADTGALAAALGEGCDVLLDCVAYDGADARQLLSLADRIGSAVVVSSAAVYVDDAGRGFDTQEEPDGFPRYPVPVPEAQPTVAPGPDTYGTRKVELERELLAAGDRLPTTPLRAGAVHGPHSPIPRELFFVQRALDKRPVRVLAHGGGSRFHPAHTANLAELVRLAARTPGSRVLNAGDPRVPTVAEIGAAIDAVMGHGSETVLVDGPPPVGAVGDSPWALPYPLVMDMSEAARALGYQAVTTYEESLPETVAWLADAVRGADWRTVFPRGAAALDFFDYAAEDRWLERRAA from the coding sequence ATGACAGGAACCGCGTTCGTGATCGGCGCTTCGGGACAGATCGGCCGACGGGCCGTACGGACTCTCGCGGAGGACGGCTGGGAGGTGACGGCCGCCTCGCGGGGCGGCGGCGCCGACGAGGGGTGGCCGCCGGGGGTGCGGACGGTGCGGGTCGACCGCGCCGACACCGGGGCACTGGCCGCCGCGCTCGGCGAGGGCTGCGACGTCCTGCTGGACTGCGTGGCCTACGACGGCGCCGACGCTCGGCAGCTGCTGTCGCTGGCCGACCGGATCGGCTCGGCCGTGGTGGTCTCCAGCGCCGCGGTCTACGTGGACGACGCCGGCCGGGGCTTCGACACCCAGGAGGAGCCGGACGGCTTCCCCCGCTACCCGGTGCCCGTGCCCGAGGCCCAGCCCACCGTGGCGCCGGGCCCGGACACGTACGGCACCCGCAAGGTGGAGCTTGAGCGGGAGCTGCTGGCGGCGGGCGACCGGCTGCCGACGACGCCGCTGCGGGCCGGCGCGGTCCACGGCCCGCACAGCCCGATCCCGCGCGAGCTGTTCTTCGTCCAGCGGGCCCTGGACAAGCGCCCGGTCCGCGTCCTCGCCCACGGCGGCGGCAGCCGCTTCCACCCGGCGCACACCGCGAACCTCGCCGAACTGGTCCGGCTGGCGGCCCGCACCCCCGGCTCGCGGGTGCTCAACGCGGGCGACCCGCGGGTGCCGACGGTGGCGGAGATCGGCGCGGCGATCGACGCGGTCATGGGCCACGGCTCCGAGACGGTGCTGGTGGACGGGCCTCCGCCGGTCGGCGCGGTGGGCGACTCGCCGTGGGCGCTCCCGTACCCGCTGGTGATGGACATGTCGGAGGCGGCCCGGGCGCTGGGCTACCAGGCGGTGACCACCTACGAGGAGTCGCTGCCGGAGACCGTGGCGTGGCTGGCGGACGCGGTGCGCGGGGCGGACTGGCGGACGGTGTTCCCCCGGGGCGCGGCGGCGCTGGACTTCTTCGACTACGCGGCCGAGGACCGCTGGCTGGAGCGGCGCGCCGCCTGA